The uncultured Desulfobulbus sp. genome window below encodes:
- a CDS encoding HD domain-containing protein yields MILDVENKKLGDRLIELKCWFPQYVMSLYSDDADIQRNMNLKAEHTHRVCANILEICASLEISVPERIIAEMAALLHDIGRFEQYRRYRTFADSRSENHASLGVKIIKQENLLQGCTAVAADAIIRTVGCHNRLDIPSQGDPIFIQTLKMVRDADKLDIWWVVTDYYHSSKGKRNQAIELNLPDREEISETIYQDLMAGRLVRFADLQVLNDFKLLQMSWVYDLNYPKSFELVLSRGYLEAIRDALPQGSKRVQKIYDRARRRLEMGCA; encoded by the coding sequence ATGATCCTGGATGTAGAGAATAAAAAATTGGGTGATCGACTCATCGAATTGAAATGCTGGTTTCCTCAGTATGTCATGAGCTTGTATAGCGATGATGCTGATATACAGAGAAACATGAATCTCAAGGCTGAGCATACCCATCGTGTCTGCGCAAATATTCTGGAAATATGCGCGAGTTTGGAAATATCCGTACCAGAACGCATAATCGCCGAGATGGCAGCGCTCCTCCACGATATTGGTCGTTTTGAGCAGTACCGTCGTTACCGCACCTTTGCTGATAGCAGGTCGGAAAACCACGCTTCGCTTGGTGTAAAAATCATCAAGCAAGAGAATTTATTGCAGGGATGCACTGCTGTTGCTGCTGATGCAATCATTCGAACCGTGGGCTGTCATAATCGGTTGGATATTCCCAGCCAGGGGGATCCCATTTTTATACAGACTCTAAAGATGGTTCGGGACGCAGATAAGCTCGATATATGGTGGGTAGTGACCGACTATTATCATAGCTCGAAGGGAAAGCGGAATCAGGCAATAGAGTTGAATCTCCCGGATAGAGAGGAAATTTCAGAGACGATCTACCAGGATTTGATGGCGGGCAGGCTTGTTCGTTTTGCGGATTTGCAGGTGCTCAACGACTTCAAGCTACTGCAGATGAGTTGGGTGTATGACCTGAACTACCCGAAGAGTTTTGAACTGGTGTTGAGCAGAGGCTATCTGGAGGCGATTCGTGATGCCTTACCTCAGGGATCTAAAAGGGTACAGAAAATCTACGATAGAGCCAGGAGGCGTCTTGAGATGGGGTGCGCTTGA
- a CDS encoding flagellar assembly protein A: MSDRDYFLNISPDGLQAKIYSRDGHPADMPIPPDQSLADLLRDSGVVYGLNHEAIKQAESNRKSGYEFKHPLVIAQGTAARKGMKGLHPRFTPTSLHIVTLNAEGQNESEEILLYPLVHAGEILASQAPPSLPEPGMNIFGQVVKCSSPQELDIVAGEHATPDKAGEHLLAVVTGYPSLRAIRKGGIEQQHLGIEALIQISPDKMQAILHLKPAPPGHPLPSQEEIEEVLAGMKVVHGGLPKSINLCLRHCREEQRPQTQVIAIGTLPVRGEDARLEFVMEIGPLPGKVMANGDIDYRERNMFVGVNKGQVIAVRVPPTTGSPGSDVFGKSIAQTKGSDLKVKVADDAAYDDATGEIRALHSGVLSLVSETTVKVCSRQVISQDVDFNTGNIVSRDALEIRGSILPKFRVNALGDILIRGNIEKAQARSDANVVVQRGVIGETAVIRCRGEVDVQFVEGGLIVAGGAILLRKSGYYCQLHSGGNINAPPEARILASQVVAAGSLVLGNVGSENAESSLIAAAVVPEQLQKMQGLKQEEKVRWDALERLQRRIGPDAKSGELEQLQHAYNEIHRALIALNLITTINDPGSDRGLSHALECSIVIKGTIHAGSEIRIGNSTMIVPLSMSNVCFRLSEQIAPGATSRDIVGIPIHA; this comes from the coding sequence TTGAGCGATAGAGACTATTTCCTCAATATCAGTCCTGATGGGTTACAGGCCAAGATCTATTCCAGAGACGGGCATCCGGCTGACATGCCGATACCTCCTGATCAGTCTCTTGCTGATTTGTTGCGTGATTCTGGGGTTGTGTATGGTTTGAACCACGAGGCTATCAAGCAGGCGGAGTCGAATCGCAAAAGCGGGTATGAATTCAAACATCCGCTGGTCATCGCCCAGGGAACGGCTGCCCGTAAAGGGATGAAGGGGCTGCATCCTCGTTTTACTCCCACATCACTGCACATTGTCACCCTCAATGCGGAAGGCCAGAATGAGTCCGAAGAAATTCTGCTCTATCCTCTGGTGCATGCGGGAGAAATTCTGGCTAGTCAGGCTCCGCCCAGTCTCCCGGAGCCAGGAATGAATATTTTCGGGCAGGTTGTCAAATGTTCCTCTCCGCAGGAACTGGACATTGTTGCCGGAGAGCATGCCACTCCGGACAAGGCTGGTGAGCATCTTCTGGCCGTCGTAACAGGCTATCCCAGCCTGCGCGCCATCCGCAAAGGCGGGATTGAGCAGCAGCATCTGGGGATAGAGGCCCTGATTCAAATATCCCCTGATAAGATGCAGGCTATACTGCATCTCAAGCCTGCTCCTCCCGGTCATCCACTTCCCTCACAGGAAGAAATTGAGGAGGTACTGGCGGGGATGAAGGTTGTGCATGGTGGTTTGCCGAAATCCATCAATCTCTGCCTGCGTCACTGCAGGGAAGAACAGCGCCCCCAGACCCAGGTTATCGCCATAGGCACGTTGCCGGTCAGAGGTGAAGACGCCCGTCTTGAGTTTGTCATGGAGATCGGCCCCCTGCCAGGCAAGGTCATGGCCAATGGTGACATCGATTACCGGGAACGCAATATGTTCGTCGGGGTCAACAAGGGCCAGGTGATTGCGGTGCGCGTGCCGCCAACCACCGGCAGTCCGGGGAGTGATGTTTTCGGCAAGAGTATAGCCCAGACGAAAGGGAGCGATCTCAAGGTCAAGGTGGCCGATGACGCCGCCTATGATGACGCCACCGGTGAGATCCGGGCTCTGCATTCCGGGGTGCTCTCTCTGGTCTCCGAGACCACGGTCAAGGTCTGCTCGCGGCAGGTTATTTCTCAGGATGTCGATTTTAATACTGGAAACATTGTCTCCCGGGATGCCTTGGAAATCCGGGGCTCGATTCTTCCAAAATTTCGGGTCAACGCCCTGGGGGATATTCTTATTCGCGGCAATATCGAGAAAGCGCAGGCTCGTTCCGATGCCAATGTGGTCGTGCAAAGAGGGGTGATCGGGGAGACTGCGGTGATTCGTTGCCGGGGAGAGGTGGACGTTCAGTTTGTTGAAGGGGGATTGATAGTTGCCGGTGGGGCGATTCTGTTGCGAAAAAGTGGGTATTACTGCCAGCTGCACAGCGGCGGCAATATCAACGCACCGCCTGAAGCCCGCATTCTCGCCTCTCAGGTGGTTGCAGCTGGTTCGTTGGTTTTGGGTAATGTCGGTTCGGAAAATGCCGAATCCTCTTTGATAGCTGCTGCAGTTGTTCCGGAGCAGCTGCAGAAGATGCAGGGCCTGAAACAGGAAGAAAAAGTACGTTGGGATGCCTTGGAACGTTTGCAGCGCCGGATTGGCCCGGATGCCAAAAGTGGAGAATTGGAGCAGCTACAACACGCCTATAACGAGATCCATCGAGCGCTTATTGCGTTGAACCTGATCACCACAATAAATGATCCAGGCTCGGATCGAGGGCTCTCCCACGCCTTAGAATGCTCCATCGTTATCAAGGGAACCATCCATGCCGGCAGTGAAATTCGCATCGGCAACAGCACAATGATTGTGCCGCTTTCCATGAGCAATGTCTGCTTCCGCCTGAGCGAACAGATTGCCCCAGGGGCGACGAGCCGGGATATTGTAGGCATTCCCATACATGCGTAA
- a CDS encoding ABC transporter permease subunit translates to MLVKRIFQFFLLYFLFIGCLLLLKYCLQLSNYVIPGPAGMLQTLTTEYRSYGLATLNTMSIAVIGQIISIILAFTLGIIGRQSTWLGSFIKVAAYNIQAYPIVALAPILFILLGDGFLTRLLIAAMICYFPLLLSVLGIMSKPIDDIEHFYRATGRMRWQLEVKIRTFENLSQLTTVIAGSATLAMAGTIVGEFIAANAGIGYTIRIALYQSDLAKILIALFFIGITIAIYQALLELLGIALRHAWTGK, encoded by the coding sequence ATGCTCGTTAAACGTATCTTCCAATTTTTCCTGCTGTATTTTCTCTTTATCGGCTGCCTGCTGCTTCTGAAGTACTGTCTTCAGCTCTCAAATTATGTTATCCCCGGTCCTGCGGGAATGCTGCAGACACTGACGACCGAGTACCGTTCCTACGGCCTTGCTACCCTCAACACCATGTCTATCGCAGTTATCGGGCAGATCATATCGATTATCCTTGCCTTCACCCTGGGGATCATAGGCCGGCAGTCAACCTGGCTGGGATCTTTTATCAAGGTTGCGGCCTATAATATTCAGGCATATCCCATTGTTGCTCTGGCCCCGATTCTTTTTATTCTTTTGGGAGATGGGTTTCTCACCCGCTTACTTATCGCGGCCATGATCTGTTATTTTCCGTTGTTGCTTTCAGTGCTTGGGATCATGTCGAAGCCGATCGACGATATCGAACACTTTTATCGAGCCACCGGCAGAATGCGCTGGCAGCTTGAGGTAAAAATCCGCACCTTTGAAAACCTGAGCCAGTTAACCACAGTTATTGCTGGCTCAGCTACTTTAGCCATGGCAGGCACCATTGTCGGCGAGTTTATCGCTGCCAACGCCGGGATCGGCTACACCATCCGCATAGCCCTCTATCAAAGCGATCTGGCCAAAATACTCATCGCCCTCTTTTTCATTGGGATCACCATCGCTATCTACCAGGCTTTGTTAGAATTACTGGGAATTGCTCTTCGACACGCCTGGACAGGCAAATAA
- a CDS encoding nitroreductase family protein: MDAIEMIKERRSVRKFKDEKVNRETMREIIEISRWAPSWANYQIARYTLVDDEATIAKLASDGVKGFVYNMKTLQNAKGVAVLSFVRGKSGTFDQAKRDMVKEGLSEDNAPIWEAFDAGIACQTFCLAAHANGVGTCIFGVINEESITKTINLPAEETVAALIVYGYEEGEHVKPTPRKEADEIMRFI; the protein is encoded by the coding sequence ATGGACGCCATTGAAATGATCAAGGAACGCAGAAGCGTTCGAAAATTCAAAGATGAAAAAGTCAACCGCGAAACCATGCGGGAGATTATCGAAATCAGCCGCTGGGCCCCCTCCTGGGCAAATTATCAGATTGCCCGCTATACTCTGGTTGATGATGAAGCGACCATTGCCAAACTGGCAAGTGACGGGGTGAAAGGCTTTGTCTACAACATGAAAACGCTGCAAAATGCTAAAGGAGTTGCTGTGCTGAGTTTTGTCAGAGGAAAGAGCGGAACCTTTGATCAGGCAAAGCGTGATATGGTTAAAGAAGGGTTATCCGAAGATAATGCGCCCATCTGGGAAGCCTTTGACGCGGGCATTGCATGCCAAACCTTTTGCCTGGCAGCCCATGCCAATGGAGTGGGTACCTGTATTTTTGGTGTGATCAACGAGGAATCTATTACCAAAACCATCAACCTGCCTGCCGAAGAAACCGTGGCAGCCCTCATCGTCTATGGTTATGAAGAAGGCGAGCATGTCAAGCCAACCCCACGCAAAGAGGCTGACGAGATCATGCGCTTTATTTGA
- a CDS encoding ATP-binding protein: protein MSQPPQEYQDEVYLHLADLGYRQSRASLPGASLLAVFAAIICADFTHFVLKEQLALLGWLVFMLSSYLLRFLLLLHLQHVRSRPHTLWQRLWLVGAWAGALGWGLLVFFSLPQISSLQQTCLLLIIAGIGAGSISSLSPFPTLFTGYLLLLLCPLALRFVLLAQVDWLYGFMAVSTIMYLFFVLRSGKEVYQALARSITMGLENQKLVTQLEKTVVAANSANQQKSQFLANMSHEIRTPMNAIIGMTHLALEEPSTKKQQHVLNTVQQSAQNLLGIINDILDFSKIEAGQFQLDPKPFVIEKLLASLGEILTVSAQEKGIDFTLDLAPNLPTTVRGDDLRIHQILLNLAGNAIKFTPKGKVAVRVEPAQDQQSDEKITLHFSVHDSGIGIAPEKIETIFDTFEQGDNSYTRQFGGTGLGLAISKQLATLMGGQLWAESTPGQGSTFHLMLELECVQTPPLADLPVELHKAPQSTTRSLSILVVDDNEVNRDVASMMLEKDHLIQTATNGFEALEKISKMNFDLILMDVQMPVMDGLNATRLIREIEQGETPEMDVSPSLIAALRQHLPGGHVPIIALTAHATTEDQEKCLAAGMDTYLTKPIHPDKLNRCLQAHTARK from the coding sequence ATGTCCCAGCCTCCACAAGAGTATCAGGATGAAGTCTACCTCCACCTGGCAGATCTAGGCTATCGCCAAAGCCGTGCCAGCCTTCCCGGAGCAAGTCTTCTTGCTGTCTTTGCGGCAATAATCTGTGCAGATTTCACTCATTTTGTCCTGAAAGAGCAGCTGGCACTTCTGGGCTGGCTAGTCTTCATGCTCAGTAGTTACCTGTTGCGCTTTCTGTTGCTGCTCCATCTGCAGCATGTGCGAAGCCGGCCGCATACGCTCTGGCAGAGGCTCTGGCTTGTGGGCGCCTGGGCCGGGGCCCTGGGCTGGGGCCTGCTGGTCTTTTTTTCTCTGCCCCAGATCAGCAGCTTGCAACAGACCTGCTTGCTTTTGATTATTGCTGGTATTGGGGCGGGTTCCATCTCGTCACTCTCGCCCTTCCCCACGCTCTTTACCGGCTACCTCTTACTGTTGCTCTGCCCCCTTGCCCTGCGCTTTGTTCTTTTAGCTCAGGTCGATTGGCTCTATGGTTTCATGGCCGTCTCGACGATCATGTATCTCTTTTTTGTGCTCCGCTCCGGCAAAGAGGTCTACCAGGCCCTGGCACGCTCCATCACCATGGGCCTGGAAAATCAGAAGCTCGTTACCCAGCTTGAGAAGACAGTCGTTGCTGCCAACTCGGCAAACCAGCAAAAGAGTCAGTTTCTCGCCAACATGAGCCATGAAATTCGCACCCCCATGAATGCGATTATTGGCATGACTCACCTAGCCCTTGAGGAGCCCAGCACCAAAAAACAGCAACATGTTCTCAATACCGTGCAACAGTCAGCCCAAAATCTCTTGGGGATCATTAATGACATTCTTGATTTTTCAAAAATTGAGGCGGGACAATTTCAGCTTGATCCCAAACCTTTTGTAATTGAAAAGCTTCTCGCTTCTCTTGGTGAAATCCTTACCGTTTCAGCCCAGGAAAAAGGAATCGATTTTACACTGGATCTGGCACCGAACCTGCCGACCACAGTGCGAGGTGACGACCTGCGCATTCACCAGATTCTTCTCAACCTTGCGGGCAATGCGATAAAATTCACTCCGAAAGGCAAGGTGGCAGTACGGGTGGAACCTGCACAGGACCAGCAGTCTGACGAAAAAATCACACTCCACTTCAGTGTGCACGACAGCGGTATCGGCATTGCTCCTGAAAAAATTGAAACCATCTTCGACACCTTTGAACAGGGAGATAACTCCTACACCCGCCAGTTCGGTGGCACTGGGCTGGGACTCGCCATCAGCAAGCAACTCGCCACCCTCATGGGTGGCCAACTCTGGGCCGAGAGCACGCCTGGTCAGGGTAGCACTTTTCATCTCATGCTGGAGCTTGAATGCGTGCAGACACCCCCCCTAGCAGATCTGCCGGTCGAACTGCACAAGGCCCCTCAGAGTACCACCAGAAGCCTCTCCATTCTCGTGGTCGATGATAACGAGGTCAACCGCGATGTCGCCTCGATGATGCTGGAAAAGGATCACTTGATTCAAACCGCGACCAACGGCTTCGAGGCGTTGGAGAAGATCAGTAAAATGAACTTCGATCTGATCCTGATGGATGTACAGATGCCCGTCATGGATGGACTCAATGCCACCAGACTCATACGTGAAATAGAGCAAGGTGAAACACCCGAAATGGATGTATCCCCTTCCCTCATTGCAGCACTGAGACAGCATTTACCAGGTGGGCATGTCCCCATTATTGCTCTCACCGCACATGCCACCACCGAAGACCAGGAAAAGTGCCTCGCAGCCGGCATGGACACCTATCTCACCAAACCCATCCATCCAGACAAGCTCAACAGGTGCCTGCAAGCGCACACCGCCCGCAAGTAA
- a CDS encoding AraC family ligand binding domain-containing protein, translating to MRNERFFKHDLLPFAEARYSRGSTAPFKPHMHRSFSIGAVNSGEVVYQVKGKAATLAPGSLAIINPETLHACNPVGGKGRSYSMLYLSLFTVMVSKQTGLSTRCLYALWMMSVVFFWDCFVILVVGRERGKKWLENSVHIVEKTAGVALVIFGIILLFS from the coding sequence ATGAGAAATGAACGTTTTTTCAAACACGACCTTCTCCCCTTTGCCGAAGCCCGGTACTCAAGAGGCAGCACGGCCCCATTTAAGCCGCATATGCACAGGAGTTTCAGTATCGGCGCAGTGAATTCGGGAGAGGTAGTCTACCAAGTGAAGGGGAAAGCCGCGACCCTCGCGCCGGGTTCTCTCGCCATTATTAATCCAGAAACCCTGCATGCATGTAATCCGGTAGGTGGAAAAGGCAGAAGCTACTCTATGCTGTACCTTTCTCTTTTCACCGTCATGGTATCGAAACAAACCGGACTATCGACCAGGTGCCTCTACGCCCTGTGGATGATGTCCGTAGTCTTTTTCTGGGACTGTTTTGTGATACTTGTGGTCGGTAGGGAACGGGGAAAAAAATGGCTGGAAAACTCAGTCCATATCGTTGAAAAGACGGCCGGGGTGGCTCTTGTCATTTTCGGAATCATCCTACTGTTCAGCTAA
- a CDS encoding cold-shock protein, whose protein sequence is MNQGTVKWYNASKGFGFIAQNGGKDVFVHQSAFQAGGKKALKEGDRVSFNVVDGAKGPHAANVVKQNLNL, encoded by the coding sequence ATGAACCAGGGAACGGTGAAGTGGTACAACGCCTCCAAGGGGTTTGGGTTTATCGCGCAAAACGGAGGCAAAGACGTCTTTGTACATCAGTCGGCATTTCAGGCCGGCGGAAAGAAGGCCCTGAAAGAAGGAGATCGGGTCAGTTTCAATGTCGTTGACGGAGCCAAAGGTCCCCATGCGGCAAACGTTGTTAAGCAGAACCTGAACCTGTGA
- the extKL gene encoding multiheme c-type cytochrome ExtKL, producing the protein MHLVLILLLSAFSVQAQQEADTLDELVEMFDEAKCAECHDGKYEQWHASWHAKAVNSSLGGLRNFIKVGLAKEWKTPLNKAQLLKCLDCHAPLVNFASEKLALEIGDLIVTAAEQKGKPEGIAASQELAKLNVGCYSCHNVKANNVAIGLRGQPQPGVIYGPHGEDGDDFHKSVATVDLKNSAFCMQCHGVYNAPDGETIQCNTLSGSYRHSYLPAGGTKTCQQCHMEKGHLFPGGHDLDTVKKGLGFRLEVAQYNHLPGQVQGVKYKDEWVPSAIITAFVENKAGHRIPDGULWSGKVVLEVTARDGKGKEYFNKTKQWLELGIDPDRDMRYGAWQIKEIIDLTLPPLQTQREQYHVHFDNDVEEITVEAKLWYHISGKQRELVYAESKKLIF; encoded by the coding sequence ATGCACCTGGTGCTCATCCTTCTGCTCAGCGCGTTTTCTGTGCAAGCGCAGCAGGAGGCTGATACGCTCGATGAGCTGGTGGAAATGTTTGATGAAGCCAAATGTGCTGAGTGTCATGACGGCAAGTATGAACAGTGGCATGCATCCTGGCATGCCAAGGCGGTGAATTCTTCTTTGGGAGGATTACGCAATTTCATCAAGGTTGGCCTGGCTAAAGAGTGGAAGACACCGCTTAATAAGGCGCAACTCTTAAAATGCCTTGATTGCCACGCTCCTCTGGTCAACTTTGCCTCGGAAAAACTTGCCCTGGAAATTGGCGATCTCATTGTGACCGCGGCTGAGCAGAAAGGAAAACCTGAGGGCATCGCAGCATCTCAAGAGTTGGCAAAACTTAATGTTGGTTGCTACAGCTGCCACAACGTCAAGGCGAATAATGTTGCCATAGGCCTGCGCGGCCAGCCCCAGCCAGGAGTTATCTATGGCCCCCATGGGGAAGATGGCGATGACTTCCACAAGTCAGTTGCAACGGTGGATCTAAAAAATTCAGCCTTCTGCATGCAGTGCCACGGAGTATATAACGCACCAGATGGTGAAACCATTCAGTGTAATACCTTATCTGGGAGTTATCGGCACAGTTACCTGCCTGCAGGCGGAACTAAAACCTGCCAGCAATGTCACATGGAAAAAGGGCACCTCTTTCCGGGTGGGCATGATCTTGATACGGTGAAAAAAGGGCTTGGGTTCAGGCTAGAAGTAGCCCAATATAACCACCTGCCTGGCCAGGTTCAGGGAGTGAAGTACAAAGATGAATGGGTTCCCAGTGCTATTATCACCGCCTTTGTAGAAAACAAAGCCGGACATCGTATTCCCGATGGCTGACTGTGGTCAGGCAAAGTGGTCCTGGAAGTGACCGCACGTGATGGCAAGGGAAAAGAATATTTCAACAAAACAAAGCAGTGGCTGGAGTTGGGGATCGATCCGGATAGAGATATGCGCTACGGCGCCTGGCAGATTAAGGAGATTATAGATCTCACCTTGCCCCCTTTACAGACACAGCGAGAGCAGTATCACGTTCATTTTGATAACGATGTAGAGGAAATAACCGTAGAGGCAAAACTCTGGTATCACATCAGCGGTAAGCAGCGAGAGTTGGTTTACGCGGAGAGTAAAAAGTTGATTTTCTAG
- a CDS encoding helix-turn-helix transcriptional regulator: MNVEKLTKLDPVIIGYRLDSSLPVIPLTMEVEQAGCAAAHAHPRGQMIYASHGTMRVICEQDIWVVPPSQAVWVPSQQNHEVYFPGKVLLRNLFVDPSWSMGLPEQCTIFKVSSFLRELIGRAVEIGEKYQPDSPGWRVMLVLLDELQHAEATPLHLPMGRDSRLLRVMEALLHDPGDTRDLEQWGRLAGASGRTLARLFVAETGLTFRGWRTRLVLQEAITRLCQSEPVTDIAIDLGYKSLSAFIEMFQREVGYSPGFLRRKY, from the coding sequence ATGAATGTCGAAAAACTGACAAAGCTAGATCCGGTAATCATCGGTTATCGTCTCGATAGCTCTTTGCCCGTCATTCCTTTAACCATGGAGGTGGAGCAGGCTGGTTGCGCTGCGGCTCATGCACACCCACGCGGGCAGATGATCTATGCCAGTCACGGCACGATGCGGGTCATTTGCGAGCAGGACATCTGGGTTGTTCCCCCGTCGCAAGCTGTCTGGGTGCCATCTCAACAAAATCATGAAGTGTATTTTCCAGGAAAAGTCCTGTTGAGGAACCTTTTCGTCGATCCTTCCTGGTCAATGGGGCTGCCGGAGCAATGCACGATCTTCAAGGTAAGTTCCTTTTTGCGTGAGCTGATAGGCAGGGCGGTGGAGATTGGTGAGAAGTATCAACCCGACAGCCCCGGCTGGCGCGTGATGCTGGTACTCCTAGATGAATTGCAACATGCAGAAGCGACCCCATTGCATCTGCCCATGGGGCGAGATTCACGTCTCTTGCGGGTGATGGAGGCTCTCCTGCATGATCCTGGCGACACTCGCGACCTCGAGCAGTGGGGAAGATTGGCCGGTGCAAGCGGGCGAACTTTGGCCCGACTTTTCGTTGCTGAAACAGGATTAACCTTTCGGGGGTGGCGGACCAGGCTCGTTCTTCAGGAAGCAATCACCAGGCTCTGCCAAAGTGAGCCGGTTACAGATATCGCCATTGATTTGGGATACAAGAGCCTGAGTGCCTTCATTGAGATGTTTCAACGAGAAGTAGGTTACTCGCCTGGCTTTTTGCGGAGAAAATATTGA
- a CDS encoding ABC transporter substrate-binding protein translates to MTLPKIFHSALIITLCTLLNSANSSAADTINYRLKWLRNVSVVGGLYAENEQLFAKAGLNVSVKPGGPERDAIRELELGRADFGVASADQILRARAKGAPIVVIAQLFQVNPLQWVYRPEGLQLRSLADLRGKVIGVTFGGNDESIMRTLLAEAKLNNSQVRLFSVRYDYTPFYRKRVQLWPVYRNAQGPIIAAQLAQEGEKTAFFNPANFGVKFVANSVVTHERTLREQPELVQQFIDALLSGWQQALDPKNEVAVLSLLQHYEPETPREIQQEQLQITRGLIQPDPTVAIGTIDRAGWEQTQAIMVNQKLLPRKMDLQEILKPLL, encoded by the coding sequence ATGACTCTACCAAAAATTTTTCATTCGGCTCTGATCATCACCCTCTGCACCCTGCTCAACAGTGCAAACAGTTCCGCCGCAGACACCATCAACTACCGCCTCAAATGGTTGCGAAACGTCAGTGTTGTCGGCGGCCTCTATGCCGAAAACGAGCAGCTCTTTGCCAAGGCAGGGCTGAATGTTTCCGTGAAACCAGGAGGACCGGAACGGGATGCCATTCGTGAGCTGGAACTGGGACGCGCCGATTTCGGAGTTGCCTCGGCCGATCAGATACTCAGGGCCCGGGCTAAGGGAGCTCCCATAGTCGTCATCGCCCAGCTCTTTCAAGTCAACCCGCTGCAATGGGTTTACCGCCCGGAAGGGTTGCAATTACGAAGCCTTGCTGATCTGAGAGGAAAAGTCATTGGTGTGACCTTTGGTGGCAATGATGAGTCTATCATGCGCACCCTGCTGGCCGAGGCAAAACTGAACAATTCCCAGGTGCGACTCTTCAGTGTCCGCTACGATTACACCCCCTTTTACCGCAAACGGGTCCAGCTTTGGCCGGTGTACCGCAATGCCCAAGGGCCGATTATTGCCGCACAACTGGCTCAGGAGGGAGAGAAAACCGCATTTTTCAATCCCGCAAACTTTGGGGTAAAATTTGTGGCCAACTCTGTGGTCACCCATGAACGCACCCTGCGAGAGCAACCAGAGCTGGTTCAGCAATTTATTGATGCCCTGCTCTCCGGTTGGCAGCAGGCGCTTGATCCGAAAAATGAAGTCGCAGTGCTGAGCCTTTTGCAGCACTATGAACCAGAAACTCCCCGGGAAATACAGCAGGAGCAATTACAGATTACCCGAGGCCTAATCCAGCCTGATCCGACCGTTGCCATAGGCACCATAGATCGAGCAGGCTGGGAACAAACCCAGGCAATCATGGTCAATCAGAAATTACTGCCGCGAAAGATGGATCTGCAGGAGATACTCAAGCCTCTGTTATAA
- a CDS encoding ATP-binding cassette domain-containing protein, whose translation MSLVCENLSFAYPGTELPILSQVSFRFERPGFHSFFGPSGAGKTTLAQIITGSRPHTTGELTTHGMERLLYSHNKERLPGWSSVDHHLAKVIPSPLLSAKDSLVERFGLTTCINSRFDQLSMGQQNRVNLIRYLLQDCELLIMDESLANVDELMRETIILTLKEMFPARYFIYISHNAREVARFCDAILVFAGSTQARSPRMVHGCNLQGNTAIAPEKLDAVLLEIMNAR comes from the coding sequence ATGTCCCTCGTCTGCGAAAACCTTAGCTTTGCTTATCCTGGCACAGAGCTCCCCATCCTTTCCCAGGTCTCTTTTCGCTTCGAGCGCCCTGGATTTCATTCCTTTTTTGGCCCTTCCGGAGCTGGAAAGACAACCCTTGCCCAGATCATTACCGGATCGCGACCTCACACCACAGGTGAGCTCACAACACATGGCATGGAGCGACTCCTGTATTCCCACAACAAGGAACGGTTGCCAGGCTGGTCTTCAGTGGATCATCATCTCGCCAAAGTCATTCCCTCCCCCTTGCTCTCAGCCAAAGACAGCCTGGTGGAGCGCTTTGGTTTAACCACCTGTATCAATTCACGCTTTGACCAATTATCCATGGGCCAGCAGAACCGGGTCAACCTTATCCGTTATCTGCTCCAGGACTGCGAACTGCTCATCATGGATGAAAGTCTGGCTAATGTCGATGAACTGATGCGCGAAACTATCATCCTCACCCTCAAAGAGATGTTCCCCGCTCGTTACTTCATTTATATCTCCCATAACGCCAGAGAAGTGGCCCGTTTCTGTGATGCGATCCTCGTCTTTGCTGGCAGCACTCAGGCACGCTCACCGCGCATGGTCCATGGCTGTAATCTGCAGGGCAATACTGCCATTGCCCCAGAAAAACTGGATGCGGTATTATTGGAGATCATGAATGCTCGTTAA